CGGACCACGGCGCCTGCGGTACCCGCGGGACCTGTGGCACAGCGGACCACGGGACCTGCGGCGCGGGTGACCACGGCGCGTGCGGGGCCTTCGGGACGTGCGGCACGGCGGGGGGCCTGGAGTCCTGTTTCCTGGACTCGCTGACGGTGACGAGCTTCTTCGGCAACGCCGAGATGCGCGCGGTGTTCGACGACCGCGGCCTCATGCAGTCGTGGCTGGACGTGGAGGCGGGCCTGGCCCGCGCGCAGGCCGGGCTCGGGATCGTCCCCACCGCCGCCGCCGACCGGATCACCGCGACGGCGCGGGTGGACCGGCTGGACCTGACGGCGCTGCGTGCCGCGGCGCGCCGGACCGTGCATCCGCTGGTCCCGCTGGTCAGAGCGCTGGCCGAGGCGTGCGGGGAGGAAGCGGGGGGCTATGTGCACCTCGGCGCGACCACGCAGGACGTGATGGACACCGGGTTCGTGCTGCGCGCGCGCCAGGGCCTGGACATCGTGGGACGGCAGGTCGGCGAGCTGGTCCGGCTGCTGCGGCGGCTCGCGCTGCGCCACCGCGACACCCCGATGGCGGCCCGCACCCACGGCCAGCAGGCGCTGCCGACGACGTTCGGCCTGCGGTGCGCGGTGTGGCAGAGCGAACTGCAGCGGCACCGCGACCGGCTCGCCGAGATGACGCCGCGGCTGCTGGTGACCAGCATGGGTGGCGCGGCGGGGACCATGGCGGGGTACGGGCCGAAGGCGTTCGCGCTGGAGGCGGCGCTCGCCGGCGAGCTCGGGCTGACCCCGGCGCGGGTCCCCTGGCACTCGGCTCCGGACCGGTTCGCCGAGTGCGTGACCGTGCTCGCGCTGATCGCCGCGACCGCCGAGAAACTCGCCAGAGAGGTGTACTTCCTCGGCCGCACCGAGATCGGCGAGGCGGGGGAGCCGCAGGGGGACGGTCAGGTCGGCAGCAGCACCATGCCGCACAAGCGCAACCCGATCAGATGCGAGGCCGTGATCGCCGCGGCGACGACGCTGCGCGCGCAGGTGCCGGTGGCGTTCGGCGCGATGGTCGCGCAGGACGACCGCGACATGGGGGTCGGCATGACCCTGTGGAAGCTGCTGCCGGAGTGCTTCATCCTCATCGGCGGCGCGCTGGAACGGCTCATCGAGGTAGTCGCCGGTCTGCACGTCGACACGGCGCGGATGCGCGCCAACCTGGACGTCACCGGGGGCCTCGTGCTGTCGGAGGCCGTCATGCTCCGGCTGGCCCCGCGCCTCGGCAGGGAACGGGCCCACTCCCTGGTGCACCGGATCGTGCGCGAAGGGCTGGAACGTGACATCCCCTTCGCCGCCATGCTGCGGACCGACCCCGAGGTGACGGCGGCCCTCGACACCGGCGAGCTGGAACGCCTGCTGGACCCGCTCTCGTACGTAGGCCACGCCGCGGCCCTGGTGGACCGCGCGCTGCTCGACTCGGAGACCCCATGAACGCACAGAACGCGCGGCCGACGGTCACGCTGACCGTCGAGAACCGGGTGGCGACCGTCACGCTGGCACGGCCGGCGCGGCGCAACTCGTTCGACCTGGACATGCTCGCCTGTTTCGAGGACGTCCTGCACCGGCTCGGCCGCGCGGACGGCGTCGAGGTGGTGCTGCTCACCGGGGAGGGCCCGGCGTTCTGCGCGGGGACCGACCTGGACGAGCTCGCGAAGCTGGACCCGGCGACCACGCTGCGCGTCCAGCACCGCACGGCGGACCTGGTGGAACGCTGGCACCGGCTGGAGCAGACCACGGTGACCGCGTTCAACGGCCCGGCCATCGGCTCAGGCGCCGTGCTCGGTCTGGCGTCCGACCTGCGGATCGCCGCCGCCACGACGTTCTTCGCCTTCCCCGAGGTGAGCTTCGGCATCCCGCTGACCTGGAGCGGCATGGCGATCCTCGCCGACCTCGCCGGCGCCGACCGCGCCAAACGCTGGGTCATGCTGGGGGACCGCCTCGACCGTGAGGAACTGCTGCGGCACGACCTCGTCATGTCGGTCGTCCCCGCCGACGGCCTGGCCGGCGCCGCCGCGCGGCTCGTCGACCGGCTGCTCGCCGACCCGCCGCTCGGCCGGGCCATGACCAAACGCGCCGCGCGGCTCGCGGGCCCCCGCTTCGAGGCCGTCGCCGCCGACCCCTACCTCGGCGCGCTCGGCGTGGCCCTGCGTCCCGGCGGCGCCTACCCCAAGGGGGGCCGGTGAGGGCCTACGAGGCGCTGGCCGACGAGCTGGTGGCGCACGGCGTCGACACGGTCTTCGGCCTCATGGGTGACGCCAACATGTTCCTGATCGCGGACCTCGTCGAACGGCACGGCGTGCGGTACGTGGCGGCGCGGACCGAAGGCGGCGCGGTGATGATGGCCGACGGGTACGCGCGCGTGACCGGCAGGACCGGTGTCGCGACCGTCACTCAGGGGCCGGGGCTGGCGAGCGCAGGCAACGCGCTGACCGTCGCGCGGCACGCGCGCACCCCGCTGCTGCTGGTCGCGGGGGACACCCCGGCCGAGGACCCGCTGCACGTGCAGAACTTCGACCAGGCGCCGTTCGCGCGCGCCACGGCCGGCCGGGAGATCACGGTCGCGGCGCCGCGCACCGTCCGCCGCGACACCGCACGCGCGCTGCGCGCCGCCGCCGAGCACCCCGGGCCGGTCGTGCTCAACGCCGGCATGGACCTGCAGGACACCGAGGTGGACCCGGCCGGCCTGCTGCCTGCCGCTCGCCGGCCGGTGTCCGCCGCGCCACCGGTGCCACCGGACCCCGAAGGCCTGGCCCGCCTCGCGGACGCGCTGCGCGCGGCGCGCCGTCCGGTGCTGCTCGCCGGACGCGGGGCCGAGGCCGCGCGCGGCGAACTGGTGGAGCTCGCCGACCACGCAGGCGCGATGCTCGCCACCACGGTCATGGCCGCCGGCCTGTTCGCCGGACATCCCTACCACCTCGGCGTGGCCGGGGGCCTGGCCAGGCCGCTCACCCGTGAGGTGCTGGCCGAGGCGGACCTCGTCGCCGCGTTCGGCGCCGGCGTCAACCGGTGGACCACCGACCACGGCGCGCTGTTCCCCCGCGCGACGCTGGCCGCCGTGGACCGCTCCGCCGAGGCGCTCGGCGCGCGCTGGCCGGTGGACATCGCCGTGCTCGGCGACGCCGCGACGGCGGCGCGGGCCCTGCGCGCGGAGACGGCCGCCGGTGGACGTCCGCTGTGGCGCACCGAGGAGCTGGCGGCGCGGATCGCGTCCGCCGGCCCGTTCGCCGGGATCACGTACGCCGCCGAGGACGGCAGGATCGACCCGCGCGCGTTCATGGAGATCTGCGCGAGGCGGCTGCCGCGCGATCGCACGACGGTCGTCGGGGTCGGCCAGTTCGGCGGATGGCCGAACCTGTTCCTCGACTCACCCGCCGTGGACCGGGCCTTCGTCGCGCCGTGGGACTTCGGCAGCATCGGCGTCGGGGTGCCGTTCGGCATCGGCGCCGCCGTGGGACGGCCCGGCCGGCCGGTCGTCGTGTTCGAGGGGGACGGCAGCCTGCTGACCGTGCTCGGCGAGCTCGACACCCTGGCGAGGACCGGCGCGCCGGTCCTCGTCGTGGTGCTCGACGACGGCGCGTACGGCGCCGAGGTGCGCAAACTCGCGCCGCGCGGCGCGGACACCGGTCTCGCGACGTTCCCGGGACGCGACCTGGCCGCCGTGGCGCAGGCGCTCGGCGTACCGGCGCATGTGGTGTGCGACGCGGAGTCCGCCGAGCGGGCCTTCGACGCGTCGCCGGCCGGTCCGGTGCTGATGCAGGTGAAGGTGGCGCGTGGTGTGGTCCAGCGGCACTTCTGAGCGAGGGTCAGCTGCCCCAGATGTCGCCGACTCCGTACCCGAGCTGGACCGACAGCTCACCGGCGGTGACGGTCGCGGCGGAGACCAGCTCCTTGACCCGGTCGTCGGTGAGCCGGAAGATCGGCCCGGAGACGCTGATCGAGGCGGTGACGGCCCCGTGCCGGTCGCGGACCGGCACGGCGATGACGCGCAGCCCTTCCTCGCTCTCCTGGTCGTTGAGAGCCCAGCCGCGCTCGCGGACCTCGGCGAGCATGCCGAGGAACTCCTCGATGTCACCGGCGGTGCTCGGCGTGAGCCGGGTCCACCTCGCCGGCGCGAGCAGCGCGCGGACCGCGTCGTCGTCCAGGTCGGTCAGCAGGACTTTGCCGGCGGCGCTGCACCACAACGGGATGCGCCGGCCGAGCCGCGACACCAGTTGCAAGGTGTGCGTGCCGGGGACCACGTCGATGGAGATGGCGTCCATGCCTTCGCGCAGCGCGAGGTTCACCGACTCGCCGGTCCGCTCGGCCAGCTCGCGCAGCAACGGCCGGGCCATGGCGTGCACGTCGAGCCCCGCGAGGTAACGCGCGCCGAGGTCGAACACCGTGACACCGAGCCGGTAGCCGCCGGTCTCCTCGTTGCGCCGCAGGAATCCGGCGTCGGTGAGCGCGCGGAACAGCCTGCTCGCCGTCGATTTGTGCAGGCCGAGCTCCCTGCTCACGTCGCTGACCTTGCGCTCGGGGGTGTCCCGGTGGAAGGCCAGCAGGATGCTCAGGGCCCGGTCCAGCGCCTGCGTGCCGGAGTCCCTGACCGGTTCGGCCGTCATGTCTGTGCGCCACCTCTCTTTGGTATGGTTCATATTATAGAGCTAGACCCACATTATGAAACAACTAGGAATCCGCAACCGCCGGGACGACCCCTGTGAGGCCGTGTATGACGCTGAACCCGATCGATCTGGAGGTCGTGACCGAGGGTCTGATCTCGATTGTCCGCGAGATGCGGCAGACCATCTTCCGCACGGCGCACTCCCCGGTCATCGCCGAGGCGCAGGACTTCTCCTGCGCGCTGTTCGGCCCCGGCGGCGAGATGGTCGCGCAGGGCCGCGACATGCCGGGCCACGTGATCGCGATGCCGGCCTCCGTGGCCGAGATCCTCGCCGACTTCCGCGCCGGGATGCGTCCCGGCGACCTCTACATGGTCAACGACCCCTACCGCGGCGGCAGCCACCTCAACGACGTCACCCTCATGGCGCCGGTGTTCGTCGGCGACGAGCTGTTCGTGTTCCCCTGCGTGCGGATGCACTGGGCCGACATCGGCGGCATGACCCCCGGCAGCGTCTCCGGCCAGGCCACCGAGATCCTCCAGGAAGGCATGCGCGTGCCGCCGATCCGCCTGATGGAGGCCGGCGAGGAGAACGCCGCGGCGTACAGCATCCTGTTCGCCAACGTCCGCATGGCCGACGAGCGCCGCGGCGACCTCGCGTCGTGCGTGGCCGCCTGCCGCACCGCCGAGCGCCGCCTGCGCGAGATGGTGGAGCGGTACGGCGCGGACGCGGTGCTCGACTGCGTGACGGCCAACATGGCCCGCACCGAGGCCCGCCTGCGCGACCGGATCGGCGACCTCGCCGACGGCACCTACCACTACGAGGACTACCTCGACCTCTACACCGACGGACGGTACGACGCCGCGCTCGTCCGCTGCGCGCTCACCGTCGAAGGCGACCAGATCACCGCCGACTTCCGCGGCTCCTCCCCGCAGGTCGCCGCCGTCGTCAACTCCTCGCTCGCGATGACCACCGCCGGGGTCTTCATCGCCGTCAAGTCGGCGCTCGACCCCGGCGGCATGGTGAACCACGGCGCGTTCCGGCCCCTCACCGTCGTCACCGACCCCGGCACCGTCGTGCACGTGACCTACCCCGCGCCGGCCAACGCGCACAGCGAGGTGCGCAAACGCGTCATCTCGGCGGTGATGGCGGCACTCAGCCAGGTCGCGCCGGACCTGGTCGCCGCCGACCAGTTCGGCACGACGTTCCAGAACCTCATCGGCGGCGTCGACGCCGGACGGCCCTACCTGTACTACGACTACCCGGCAGGCGGCAACGGCGGCTACCTGGAGTCCGACGGCCCGAGCGCGATGAACCCGGTCGACCTCGGCGACATCTCCACCATCCAGTCGGTGGAACGCCTGGAGAGCGAGATCCCGATCCTGGTGGAGGCGTGCGAGCTGCGGCCCGGCTCGGGAGGCGACGGCCTGCGCCGCGGCGGCCTCGGCACCCGCAGAGCCACCCGCCTGCTCGCCGGCTCCGGCTCCTACTCGGTGCAGACCGACCGCACCACCGTCCCGCCGTACGGCCTGGCGCTCGGCGGCCCCGGAGCCCCCACCGGCACCCACATCCTGCGCGACGGCGAGCGGATCGACTTCGACACCCCCGGCAAGGTCGCCGGGTACCCGATGCGGCGCGGCGACGTGCTGGTGATGGAGTCGGCCGGCGGTGGCGGCTTCGGCGACCCCCTCGACCGCGACCCAGCCGCGGTCGCCGCGGACGTGGCCGAGGGCTACCTCGACGAGGCCGCGGCGCGCGACCGCTACGGCGTCGTGCTGACCGGCGGCGAACCCGACGCGACCGCGACCGGCCAGGCCAGGCAGGAGTCGCGCGCCGCACGCCGGCGGCTGCCGGTCGCCGGCGGGGACCGTCCCGCCTACACCGGCGTACGCGGCAGGCGGCGCCTCGCGCGCACGGCCCCCGGCGGCGGGCTCGCCGACGGCACCCTGGTCGAACTGCACGGCCGCAACCCCGCGCCGCTGCGCGCCTGGATCGGCCACGACCCCGGCGTGCCGGCCGGCCTGATCACCCTCGACGACGACGCGCTGCGCATCCTCGGCCTCGGCGAGGGGGAACCCGCCGACGTCCGGGTGCTCGCGGACCCCGGCACAGGAGGCGCACGATGAGCAAGGTCTTCCGGCTCCCCGCACCCGGCGGCACCCACGGCCGCAGGCCGGCCCCCGCCACCACGCCGTCCCCGTCCGTGCCGTCGTCCCGTGGCCGCGCCGGGATCGTGGCCGGCTACCTCAGCCCTCATCCGCCGCACCTGGTGTACGCCGAGAACCCGCCGCAGAACGAGCCGCGCTCCGAAGGCGGCTGGGAGACGCTGCGCTGGGCCTACGACCGGCTGCGCAGGCGGATCAAGGAGGTGCACCGGCCGGACACGCTGATCGTGCACGCGCCGCACTGGATCACCATGGTCGGCCACCACGTCAACTGCGCGCCGAACCCCAAAGGCGTCTCGGTCGAGCCGATCTTCCCGCACCTGTTCCGCTACCACTACGACTTCCGTACCGACGTGCCGCTGGCCGAGGCCATCGCCGACGAGGCCGAGGGCCTGGGCCTCGTCACCAGCCGGATGCGCGACCCCGATGTGCGGGTCGACTACGCCACCATCGGCGCGCTCCACATGGTCAACCCCGACTGGGACATCCCCGTGGTGTCGCTGTCGGCCAACAACAACCCCTACTTCTACTCCGACGCGTCGCTCGGCGACATGGAGGTCCTCGGCGAGGCGACCCGCCGCGCCGTCGAGCGCACCGGCCGCCGCGCCGTGCTGCTCGGGTCCAACTCGCTGTCGCACCTGCACTGGCACGAGGAACCCGAGCTCCCCGAGGACATGGAGCGCGAGCACCCCTACAACAACCACCAGTACCGCTGGGACATGAAGCTGCTCGAAGCCATCAGGCGCGGCCCCACCGCGCCGCTCAAGGAGCTGATCTCCGAGCACATCGAGGCCACCGCCTCGGAGACCAAGGCCGGCAGCCTCACCTGGCTGCTCGCCGCCATGGGCTGGCCGCGGGTCCCCGGCGACGTCCTCGGGTACGGCACGATCATCGGCACCGGCAACGCCGTCGTCGAGTGGACACCTGAGGAGGACCACCATGGCTGAGCCGGCCGGCGTCGTCGCCGCCGCGATGCTGCCAGGCATGCCGCACCTGCTCGCCGCCGACCAGGCCCCCTCGTGGGCCGAGCTCGCCGGCGCCGCGCGCGAGGTCGGCGACCGGCTGCGCGCGCTGCGGCCCGACGTGGTGCTGCTGCTGTCCACCCAGTGGTTCACCGTGCTCGGCCACCAGTTCCAGTGCGACCCGCGCGTGTCGGGCCGGCACACCGACGAGAACTGGTACGCCTACGACTACGGTCACCTGGAGTACGACCTGCGGTTCGACGTGCCGTTCACCGAGCGGTGGGCCGGCGCCGTGGACGCGCGCGGCATGCAGGCCCGCCGCACCCGCTACGCCGGGTTCCCCATCGACACCGGTCTCATCGTGGCGTCCGCGCTGCTCGACCCGCGCCACGAGCTGCCGCTCGCGCAGGTCTCCTGCAACCTGTACGCCGGGCCGGAGACCCTCGCCGAGGTCGGCGCGGCCGGCGCGCGGGCCGCGCGGGACGCCGGGCTGCGTGCCGCCGTGGTCGTGGTCACCGGCCTGTCGTCCGGGCTGATCCAGCAGTGGATCGAGCCGCGTGAGGACCGGATCGCCGACCCCGCGCACGACCGGTGGAACACCCGGATGCTCGGCCTGCTCACCGAGGGCCGCACCGACGAGGCGCTCGCGCTGCGCGAGGACTTCGCGCGGCAGGCCCTCGCCGACAGCCAGTTCCGCGCCTTCGCCTTCCTCGACGGCGCCGGTGGCGCCTGTGGACCGGCACACCTGCACGCCTACGGCCCGGTGTGGGGGACCGGCGGCGCGGTCCTGTCCTGGAACCTGACCTGATCTGGCGATCCCTACAACACACTCCTGGAGGTTCAGTGCCGAACATGGCGGCGGGATTCGTGGAAGCCGAAGGCTTCGTCCCGATTTTCGATGCGGTGGACGCGATGGTGAAGGCCACCGAGGTCGAGGTGACCGGCGTGGTCCGGCTCGGCGGCGGCATCGTCGCGGTGGCCGTACGTGGTGACCTCGCCACCGTCGAGGAGGCGGTGGACCTCGGCGAGCAGGTCGCCGCGGCCAAGGCGGGCCGCTCGGTCCGTTCCATCGTCTTCGCCAGCCCGTGCGACGCCGTCTCGGCGCTCGCCGTGGACCCCCGGCTGCTCGGCAGCTAGCGGGGACCCGCTCCAGCAAGAAGGAGAGATCACGATGTCCAGTGACAAGGCGATCGGCATCGTCGAGACCCGCGGCGTGGTGGCGCTGTCCGCCGGGATCGAAGCCAT
The window above is part of the Sphaerisporangium rubeum genome. Proteins encoded here:
- the purB gene encoding adenylosuccinate lyase, with amino-acid sequence MTSFFGNAEMRAVFDDRGLMQSWLDVEAGLARAQAGLGIVPTAAADRITATARVDRLDLTALRAAARRTVHPLVPLVRALAEACGEEAGGYVHLGATTQDVMDTGFVLRARQGLDIVGRQVGELVRLLRRLALRHRDTPMAARTHGQQALPTTFGLRCAVWQSELQRHRDRLAEMTPRLLVTSMGGAAGTMAGYGPKAFALEAALAGELGLTPARVPWHSAPDRFAECVTVLALIAATAEKLAREVYFLGRTEIGEAGEPQGDGQVGSSTMPHKRNPIRCEAVIAAATTLRAQVPVAFGAMVAQDDRDMGVGMTLWKLLPECFILIGGALERLIEVVAGLHVDTARMRANLDVTGGLVLSEAVMLRLAPRLGRERAHSLVHRIVREGLERDIPFAAMLRTDPEVTAALDTGELERLLDPLSYVGHAAALVDRALLDSETP
- a CDS encoding enoyl-CoA hydratase/isomerase family protein yields the protein MNAQNARPTVTLTVENRVATVTLARPARRNSFDLDMLACFEDVLHRLGRADGVEVVLLTGEGPAFCAGTDLDELAKLDPATTLRVQHRTADLVERWHRLEQTTVTAFNGPAIGSGAVLGLASDLRIAAATTFFAFPEVSFGIPLTWSGMAILADLAGADRAKRWVMLGDRLDREELLRHDLVMSVVPADGLAGAAARLVDRLLADPPLGRAMTKRAARLAGPRFEAVAADPYLGALGVALRPGGAYPKGGR
- a CDS encoding thiamine pyrophosphate-binding protein, with product MRAYEALADELVAHGVDTVFGLMGDANMFLIADLVERHGVRYVAARTEGGAVMMADGYARVTGRTGVATVTQGPGLASAGNALTVARHARTPLLLVAGDTPAEDPLHVQNFDQAPFARATAGREITVAAPRTVRRDTARALRAAAEHPGPVVLNAGMDLQDTEVDPAGLLPAARRPVSAAPPVPPDPEGLARLADALRAARRPVLLAGRGAEAARGELVELADHAGAMLATTVMAAGLFAGHPYHLGVAGGLARPLTREVLAEADLVAAFGAGVNRWTTDHGALFPRATLAAVDRSAEALGARWPVDIAVLGDAATAARALRAETAAGGRPLWRTEELAARIASAGPFAGITYAAEDGRIDPRAFMEICARRLPRDRTTVVGVGQFGGWPNLFLDSPAVDRAFVAPWDFGSIGVGVPFGIGAAVGRPGRPVVVFEGDGSLLTVLGELDTLARTGAPVLVVVLDDGAYGAEVRKLAPRGADTGLATFPGRDLAAVAQALGVPAHVVCDAESAERAFDASPAGPVLMQVKVARGVVQRHF
- a CDS encoding IclR family transcriptional regulator — protein: MTAEPVRDSGTQALDRALSILLAFHRDTPERKVSDVSRELGLHKSTASRLFRALTDAGFLRRNEETGGYRLGVTVFDLGARYLAGLDVHAMARPLLRELAERTGESVNLALREGMDAISIDVVPGTHTLQLVSRLGRRIPLWCSAAGKVLLTDLDDDAVRALLAPARWTRLTPSTAGDIEEFLGMLAEVRERGWALNDQESEEGLRVIAVPVRDRHGAVTASISVSGPIFRLTDDRVKELVSAATVTAGELSVQLGYGVGDIWGS
- a CDS encoding hydantoinase B/oxoprolinase family protein, whose protein sequence is MTLNPIDLEVVTEGLISIVREMRQTIFRTAHSPVIAEAQDFSCALFGPGGEMVAQGRDMPGHVIAMPASVAEILADFRAGMRPGDLYMVNDPYRGGSHLNDVTLMAPVFVGDELFVFPCVRMHWADIGGMTPGSVSGQATEILQEGMRVPPIRLMEAGEENAAAYSILFANVRMADERRGDLASCVAACRTAERRLREMVERYGADAVLDCVTANMARTEARLRDRIGDLADGTYHYEDYLDLYTDGRYDAALVRCALTVEGDQITADFRGSSPQVAAVVNSSLAMTTAGVFIAVKSALDPGGMVNHGAFRPLTVVTDPGTVVHVTYPAPANAHSEVRKRVISAVMAALSQVAPDLVAADQFGTTFQNLIGGVDAGRPYLYYDYPAGGNGGYLESDGPSAMNPVDLGDISTIQSVERLESEIPILVEACELRPGSGGDGLRRGGLGTRRATRLLAGSGSYSVQTDRTTVPPYGLALGGPGAPTGTHILRDGERIDFDTPGKVAGYPMRRGDVLVMESAGGGGFGDPLDRDPAAVAADVAEGYLDEAAARDRYGVVLTGGEPDATATGQARQESRAARRRLPVAGGDRPAYTGVRGRRRLARTAPGGGLADGTLVELHGRNPAPLRAWIGHDPGVPAGLITLDDDALRILGLGEGEPADVRVLADPGTGGAR
- a CDS encoding tRNA U-34 5-methylaminomethyl-2-thiouridine biosynthesis protein — translated: MSKVFRLPAPGGTHGRRPAPATTPSPSVPSSRGRAGIVAGYLSPHPPHLVYAENPPQNEPRSEGGWETLRWAYDRLRRRIKEVHRPDTLIVHAPHWITMVGHHVNCAPNPKGVSVEPIFPHLFRYHYDFRTDVPLAEAIADEAEGLGLVTSRMRDPDVRVDYATIGALHMVNPDWDIPVVSLSANNNPYFYSDASLGDMEVLGEATRRAVERTGRRAVLLGSNSLSHLHWHEEPELPEDMEREHPYNNHQYRWDMKLLEAIRRGPTAPLKELISEHIEATASETKAGSLTWLLAAMGWPRVPGDVLGYGTIIGTGNAVVEWTPEEDHHG
- a CDS encoding 2-amino-5-chlorophenol 1,6-dioxygenase subunit alpha, which translates into the protein MAEPAGVVAAAMLPGMPHLLAADQAPSWAELAGAAREVGDRLRALRPDVVLLLSTQWFTVLGHQFQCDPRVSGRHTDENWYAYDYGHLEYDLRFDVPFTERWAGAVDARGMQARRTRYAGFPIDTGLIVASALLDPRHELPLAQVSCNLYAGPETLAEVGAAGARAARDAGLRAAVVVVTGLSSGLIQQWIEPREDRIADPAHDRWNTRMLGLLTEGRTDEALALREDFARQALADSQFRAFAFLDGAGGACGPAHLHAYGPVWGTGGAVLSWNLT
- a CDS encoding BMC domain-containing protein, which codes for MAAGFVEAEGFVPIFDAVDAMVKATEVEVTGVVRLGGGIVAVAVRGDLATVEEAVDLGEQVAAAKAGRSVRSIVFASPCDAVSALAVDPRLLGS